Within Pseudomonas cichorii, the genomic segment AAAGGCACAGGCACTTGCCAGCGAATATCAGGACCACCTGATCATCGGCTCCGACCAGGTTGCCGTACTCGGCGACCGGATTCTGGGCAAGCCTCACACCTTCGAGCGCGCCCTGGAACAACTGTCAGCCGCCAGCGGCACCACCGTCACCTTCCTGACAGGCCTGGCCCTGCTCAACAGCAGAACCGGCGACTGCCAAGTCGACTACGTGCCCTTCAGCGTCCACATGCGCAATCTGGACCAGGCCAGCATCGAGCGTTACCTGCACGCCGAACAACCTTTCGACTGCGCAGGCAGCTTCAAGGCCGAAGGGCTTGGGGTGAGCCTGTTTCGCAGCACCGAGGGCAGCGACGCCACCAGCCTGATCGGCCTGCCACTGATTCGTCTGGTGGACATGCTTATAAATGAAGGCGTGAGCATTCCCTGACGCCAGAAACAGACAACCCGACCACAGACCTAATACCGGTCAGCCAAGGCGACAAATCACTTTGTGGGAGGCAGCTTGCTGGCGACTTTAACGGACAGACGCAGAATATCTGTCAGTTTTCAGGTCTTTTCGCCAGCAAGCTGCCTCCCACAAGTTTTGTCTGACCTTAACCGATCAACATTACGACCAGTGGTCGGGTTGCTTGGTAAACCAGGGATCAGCGCAACGTCGGCCCGTTGAAGCCAGCCCACATTGCAATCCGCTCCGCGATACTGGCGCCCAGCTTCTTGGAGAACCGGTCAAAAGGCGACTCCTGAATGGTGTAGTCGACGATCTCCTTCTCACCAATCACTTCACGCGCTACATAGCTGGAACTGCCGAGGCCGTCGATCAGACCCAGCGCCAGTGCCTGCTCGCCGGTCCAGACCAGCCCCGAGAACAGCTCGGGATGATCCTTGTCCTTCAGGCGATCGCCACGACCCTGCTTGACGCTGGCAATGAACTGACGATGCGTCGTGTCCAGCACGCTCTG encodes:
- a CDS encoding Maf family protein, with protein sequence MPSLLLASSSPYRRELLGRLRLPFVCKSPDIDESRHPEESAIDLVQRLAREKAQALASEYQDHLIIGSDQVAVLGDRILGKPHTFERALEQLSAASGTTVTFLTGLALLNSRTGDCQVDYVPFSVHMRNLDQASIERYLHAEQPFDCAGSFKAEGLGVSLFRSTEGSDATSLIGLPLIRLVDMLINEGVSIP